A stretch of DNA from Macrotis lagotis isolate mMagLag1 chromosome X, bilby.v1.9.chrom.fasta, whole genome shotgun sequence:
CTAGggtctatttttgcagctgttgaCAACAAAAGTCTCCTGTTGTTTTATCCTGAATTCTCCTCAGTTCACTGATTCAACAAACGTTCATCAAGGACAACATGTGCAGAGGACACAGTACTCTCTCTGAGAAACTTGGAGTGGGATTTCATTAACAGGACTTAGCTCCCTCACTCCTCAGGTCCCCAACTGCCTAGTCACATCCAGAAAATGTGAAAGGACCACAATCTGAACTACTGCCTAGGGATCCTTCCTAGCTAACTATGCTCATGTTGACTGACAGGGAGATCTTCCCCATAGGCACATCCTCAGCTTGGAAGCACCATCCATTCTTCCTgtttcccattcagttttcaaGGCAACTTACCAGCATAAGTCCAAGAGTCCTTGGACTCTTATCAGCCAGGGTGGGAATGGGAAACTAACCATGAGTGACTACAGCCAAACCAAAATGGGTCATTCAAACATGTCCATGGAAATAAAGCCATTCCCTTGTATCAGACTCCCAGAAACTAACACTAGAAGGGGCTTAGAAATCAGAAAATCTAAACCCCTCCTTCTATAAAGAGGGAAAATGAGGTCTACAAAGGGCCCCAGGTAATAAAGAAGGTGAGAGACAGAGCCTAGCTCATACATCCCAGGTCAAATTGCCATGTTGCCAACTGACTTGCTATCTGAGACTGCTTTCCCTCTCTGGGGTTGTTTCTCATGTGGGAGTTGaatttttatggtagcaaaaaactggaaaaattgcCCTATCAACtaagatatgactgaacaagCCATGTTATGTGAATGCATTGAATGTAtttgtgctatgagaaattaaAAATGGAGAATTTGGAGAAATCTAAGAAAACTTGTATGAGATGATGCAATGAGAAGGGAGAACTAGAATAAAACTGCCAACTGTGAAGGGAAAATTATCAAAGGCAAAGAACTCTGTATCCCAGGGATCACCCTCCTTTCTCTCTACCCAATGAATTCTACTATTATCTACAGGTATCTATTAAGTTCTCATCCATCTCATGAGCTCCAGTTCTAACCAATGGCCCACAGGGTGACCCCCAACCTTAATAACCCATTATAATCTCAAATTCACTAAATCATCTTTCCCTGTAAGCCCACCACCCTttcttctacttcctttccttctatccaGGGTACCACCAAAGTTCTAGGCACACTGGCTCTCAAATGGAAGTCATTCTCAATTCTTCATGCTCATTCAATCAATACCAAGTCTCACTGATCCTACTAAAGTAACATCCTTCACATCTgatcccttctctccactcaaaGATATAACCCCTAACTCAGGCCCTCCTTAACTTCTGCAATAGCCTCCTGACTGGTCCCCCTGCCTCAATTTTCCTGTGtctccagttcatcttccatATAGTAGCTAACAGAATAaatcctaaagcacagatctgaccatatcactacCTTGCTCCAAAAATCTCCTATTGCTTCTAGAGACAAATACAGATCCCTCCACTTAGCATGCAAAGTTTCTTTATAATCTACCTCCAACCTCTCTTTTCAGACTGAGATCTCACTATGCCCTGTCACACACTACACTTTGATAAAATTGGTCTTATGGCATTCCATCTCCATTTTCTAGCCTTTTCTCAGATGATCTGGAACACTTTCTCCACATTCCACCTCTTAAAATTGCTAGATCCCTTTTAAGGCTCTGCTCCAGTGGCCCTCCTattaagtttttccaggtttacCCAATTGTGTTTACATCCAAAAAACTTGccttgtatttttgtatatattttgtatttgattaccAAACGTGTTGTTCCCTCCATTCTTCCCCCAAATCCTCAAAGCTGATTGAAGTTCGTTGAGGGCAAAGGTTATTCCTTGTTTGCCTTTGTACCAAGCTTATCAGTTTCTGgcctaaagaaaatttttaataaatatttaatatatgcttattaaaCTGATTTAAGTTGAATCTCTTTGACAAACCAGGAAATTTATACTTCAAAGGACTAATGGTGAAAACATTCTTCCTTCCTCCAGCAGGGGTACAGAATGAGATATAATTTGTCAGACAGTCAATGTGTTGATTTGtttagattaaatttttttgttacatGGAAGACTTCGACTGTAGGGCAGGTAGGGTTCCTTTGGAACCTATAGTTTTGGAGATTTTTTAAATCTAGGTGGTATTTTAAGTACCACTTCTGAGTTTTTTAAGTACAACTGAAGTCTTGAAACCAGGCCTGTCCTTTTGACTAAACACAAAATTAGTTTGGGAAACTGAACATAAACAGAATGATAATGAGTTACAGAACATGGATAGGACtcaagagatcatctagttcattcatttcactgaatgaaatgaggtccagagaggaagaggaatttatccaaagtcaaaaaaacagaaaggagtTCCTTCCATTCACAAGGTCACCAACTTCCAGGCAGTGATGGCAAAACAGATGGCAGGAGACCCACCTGTCCTGTCTACTTACACAGTCCATGAACTTTGAGGACCAAGGTTCAGCCTAAATGGCTCTCTTGTGCTAAACTTGGCATCACAAAGAGGGCATCAGAAAGTGATTTTGTGAAACAAAGATGGCAGGGCCAAGTTCACATTCCTAACCATCTACTCCCCAAGGCCAATGAGAAGCCAAGAAGAGGGTGGAGCCCCTCTTTCCAACCACATGGTCCATGACTACAAAGTATCTTGGCTAGAACTCCATCCCTGAGCTCTCAGGTTCAAATATCAAGAAACAAAGTATCTAAGACCATGGAGAAGGgcaggaaaagaagagaattaagAAGCCATGGGAGGCATGGTTAAATTCTGCTGTATGAGGTGACCAAAGAAAGGGACAACAAATTATCTCCAGGAACATTTAGCTTTAATGAATATCACATTGTTCTAGCAGCAATTCACTGTCCTCAGAGTCCCAAAAGAAATTATGAGGACTGAACTTCACCCAATACACAGATGTGTGAGGGtagaaaggggaagaaatggagaaaggacAGAGAAATCCTGGGGTGAGACACAGACTAAACGTGGTTTACCATAATCCTTCCCTAGAACCCAAAACTTCTGCCTCTGACTGCAGAACTACTAAAAGACCAGGTTTGTGGCTCATCAAGCATACTGCTCCTACGCTAGCAGGAGTTAAGAACCACTAGGAAAGCTCAGCTTCTAGTCGGCAGTCAGTGTATCACAGGATAGAATCAGGTGGGACACCCCTTCCCCACAGCCCTCCCACTCCCAGGAAGCTGATATGTGGTCCTCCAGATATCCCCTGGATATTGCTTCTAAAGAAGAGATGAGGGTCTGGGCAAGAGGAATACAGGATTTCTTCATGAAAAACCTGCCTGCCTTTCCTGGCTAATCTCACTGACTGATTCCTCCCCAACTGACAATCACAGAAGTTTCTACACTGAGTTATCCAAGGGAAAAGGCAGAGAAGAATCAAGGGTTAAGGTAACCCAGGGTGATAGGATTTGgctcctcccctcttcccaacCCCACTCATTCCCATACCATCCAggagatgacacagaaaaaaaaaaataaaaaaataaaaattgccttAACCCAGACCACGGAGTTTAACTTGATCAAGCCTAGAGGAAGTTGAGCCCCTTGTCCCTGAGCACGCCAAGGAATATGCTCCCTGACACCAGAAACTATAGACAGCCAAGGCCCGGTGACTGAAAGCAGAGTCAAGAGCCAGGAGAAGTGATAAAGGGTCACATCATGGTAGAAAGgctgggggtgaggggagaaggggaaggttGTTCATCGGGCAATTGGAACACTCCAAGGGTACAAAGGACCATGGCTCAAAGGTACAAAGAAGAGCCTGGCCCTCTCATTCCCTAGGCTGTCCTCAGCTCAGCGGCCATCCAGGGCCCGGTCCCGGGCAATGACAGCCTCGTCGAACTTGATCATGAGGGTAGTGCCCTTGTGCCAGTGGGCAGTGACCTTGGCAGGGAAACCACTGTGAGTGAGTACAGCTTCAACTACACCTGCTGTGAAGCTGGCACAGTTGAGCGTGCTGTTCTCCTTGGGCACGGAGATGTAGGTGTTGATGAGTGGTTCACGCTCGATGATGTAGTAGGTCTTGTCGTCATCATTGGCTTGTTCCAGCTTGTCTGCCTCCTTGCCAAAGAGTGCCCGCCACACTGCACCCTTGACAAAGAGCAGTGCACCCAGTACCCGGGTCTCCCTTCGGCCACCTTTCTCCCGAGTGGCCAGGCCATCCAGTACTCGGGCGCCCACCTGCTGACCCAGTTCTGCCAGTCGTGCCTGCAGCTCTGCCACGGAGTACACACGATTCTGGCAATACTGAACCAGCTCTGAGAAAAGCAGGGAGAAGGCACTCAGGCTCACCTCTGTCTTGGGTCTCACAAGTGACCGCTCCAGGATGGCCGACTTCCCCCTCGTGAATCGTGCATCCATGGCCCCAAAATGGTGAGAAGAACCTTGGGGGGAAAGGCAGTAGTGTAAGAATCCTGAGCTGTATTCTAGTCCAAGTACCATCACTGACTCCCTATGTGACCCAGAGTCAGGTGAAATGGTCGAATTCAACCCACTCCTGAACAAGACTCCCTGGACCATCATATGTGGTAAACAGTCATCTGGCCTCTACTAAAGATCTGCATGTGGAGAACACATTACTTTCCAAATAGAGACAGGCCAGTCTACTTCTGGACAGCTCTCATTATTAGGAagctttttctttcattgaatcTAAACTTGTCTCCTGGAGACTTCCACTTTCTCCTCTTCATTCTGTCCTCTAGGGTCAAAAAGAACCAGTCTGATCCCTTTCTCAAATACCATGAAGACACAGAAGACCAGTTCATCTGAGCAACATGGCCAAACTGCCTCCGCCCCAGCCAGCCGTGGGAGAATTATATGGTGCACACAGAGGTGAGATGACTGACCCATGATCATCACCAGTTAGCACTGGAAGGTCAGATCTGAACAAGGCTGGTCTTCCTGGATTTAATCCCAGCTCTCCTCCCATCTCATGGCATGCTAAATGCTAGGTATTACACCAACCCCAAGTCTTCTCATTTCTAAGTCAAACATGTCCAGCTCCTCCCTCTAGTTCTTTCCCTGCCATAGTCACTTCCTCTGGCCATGCTCTCACTGGTTTGTAATTTTATCAGTGTGAGGTACTTACACTGCTAGGAATATGATCAATTGGGTCACCTTTAGGGGGAAGTCATCTGGACTAGCTTTGGTCAATTTGCCAATGTCTTTTCTAAAAAGTGGTCTCAGAATATTGGGGATACAGTATCCATATACAGATATGGACTGATTAGAGCAAGACTATGTCcgtttttatctttatatctccagtCCCTAGGATACAGctgatttttaataaatgcttattgaatggctctgaactgaactgaattctGGACACTAGGCCTTTCAATCAACTCACTTCTGGTTGTCAAACCAGACTTGTTTCATGCAGAGTTTTCAGTTCATTTAAACTCCCATTCAAATCATATacatctttctgggcctcagtttcattccctataaaatgaggataaaagtaTGTATAGTGCCTTTAGGTGAGACAGCACAAAGAGTACAGGAAATGAAGTCAGGCAGACTTAAtatcaaatcctgcttcaggtacttactagccatgtgagcCTGGGCAATTGAACCAAAAATTAACAACTTAactctttgtctcaatttcttcatctgtaaaaaagaaaataggggtggctaggtggcacctgggttcaaattgggcctcagacacttaataattacctagctgtgtgggcttgggcaagccacttaaccccatttgccttgcaaaaacctaaaaaaaagaataagtaaaataaaataaaaaaaaaataagagaaaatatctACTAGGTATCAACAGTACCTACTTACCAggattgttttaaggatcaaatgagatcccATATGGAAAGGGTTTTATAAAATTccataaatgctagctacttCCCATGACTATTGTAAATTTATAAATTGCACttcatttctgaaatgtaaaCTGCAGTTACATTATGTTCACTGTGGAGTGAAGATGATCCTGAGTTTTCAAAAGTTATGCCAATAGAACAGGCAAGCTCTGACTGGTTGTCCCTGGCTGTTCAGGCTTGCAGTGACCAGCTAGGGATTGGTGGATTGGATGTCTGCAATTAAAAGACCAActtaggggcggctaagtggcatagtggataaagcactggccctggagtcaggagtacctgagttcaaatctggtctcagacacttaatgactatctagctgtgtggccttgggcaag
This window harbors:
- the TRAPPC5 gene encoding trafficking protein particle complex subunit 5, whose protein sequence is MDARFTRGKSAILERSLVRPKTEVSLSAFSLLFSELVQYCQNRVYSVAELQARLAELGQQVGARVLDGLATREKGGRRETRVLGALLFVKGAVWRALFGKEADKLEQANDDDKTYYIIEREPLINTYISVPKENSTLNCASFTAGVVEAVLTHSGFPAKVTAHWHKGTTLMIKFDEAVIARDRALDGR